The sequence TCAGGATTTGCATTCAGTAAGCTTTTGAGAGGTTGACCGCAATTTATTTTAGCCATGCTCAAACTACGACCCTCATCCCCACCTTCTCCATGAGCTATGAACTTAATTGACAAGATAGCTTTATTTGCACAGGGAGAAGGAGCAAGTGATCCTTATTGAAAAGCCCAAGAAGGTATCATGGATACGAATGGAAATCATGTCTAGGAGTATTGGATGAATAGTCGAGAACGAATTTTTGCGGCTTGGAATGGGGTTGAGGCGGATCGGGTGCCGCTGACTACCTGGTGCTTCGGATTGCCCGCGCAGGATAAGTTGAAGTGGGGGGATCGGGACTATTGGTATAGTTTACGAATGGAGCATATTCATACCCTCCCGCAGCAGTGGACCCTTGAAGATGATTGCCGCCGCGTATTGGCTTGGCGAGAGCTTGGTATCGATGATATTCTCGATGTTTCCGTTCCTTGGAGCATTCATTCAGCAGTTACTTGGGAAGATAATCGAGTCCCTGCCGGTACAATGGATCCGAAGTATCCGGTTCAATTTCGCGATTATCAAACACCGTGCGGGCCAATTCGCCATGCGATCCGCGAAACGGGCGAAGATACTGGTGCGGGATGGGTTACTCAGCCAAATCAAGTGCCTCTTATCGAAGATTATAATATTCCACGCGCGGTCAAACATGCCGTGGCGGGGCCTGAAGATGTGCCGCCGATGTCTTATCTCTATTGCCCTCCGAACGATGAAGCCAAGAATTGGTTCAAAGCTCGAATGGAACAGGTGAAGGCGTTTGCCGACAAAGAAAATGTGGCAGTTCAAGCATGGGCTGGATTTGGGATGGATGCGGTGGTTTGGTTTGCCGGAACTGAAGGGGCTATCCTTTTGGCGATGGATGAGCCTGAAGCTTTTGGTGAGTTAATCGGCATTATCACAAAGACAGATTTAGCCCGCATCGAGCTGGCCGCCTCAACTCCCGGAGTCGATATGGTGGTGGCGCGTGGTTGGTACTCATCGACTGACCTGTGGTCGCCTGCGCTCTTCGATAAATTTGTTTATCCCTATATCAAATCCTGCGCCGAAATGGCTCACAGGTATGGCAAGAAGTTCGGCTACACTATGACTACAGGGGTCGAAAAGCTCGGGCTGCGTTTGGCGGATGCGGGAGTAGATGTGCTCTACTTTGTCGATCCCGTTCAGGATGGCCTATCGGTCGAGGCTGCAAGAGATTTATTAGGCGGCAAAATGACATTGGTGGGCGGAATGAACTCCGTCTCACTTCATTCCGGTACCCCTGAACAAATTCGCAACGAAGTAAGGCACGCGATGGATGTTCTCGGGCCGACTAACCGGTTTATTCTTCACCCTGTCGATGCCATCTTTCCCGACACGCCCTGGAGCGGTATAGAAGCAATGATTGAAGCTTGGAAGGAATATCATTAGGGGTTAATAATATGGCTATAAAGGCTAGACTAGTTCCAAAAGTAGGTGTGGGCGCACTCTCCAGCCCGTTAGAAGTTGGCGCCGGTCGAGCTCCTGCTGCTGCGGCAGCATTAGAGGAGCTTCTGCAAAAGCTCGGCTGCGATGTCATTCAATGCGGCTCTATCGATACGCCTGAAAAGGCAACTGCGGCAGGTTTGAAGATGGCGGAAGGGCATGTGGATGCGATCGCCCTCGCGCCGGCATGTTGGTTTGAAGACTATTTAGTCTTGGATCTCTTGGAAGAATGCGACCGGCCAATCCTATTTTGGCCCCAGCCGGGAATGGAAACAGGCGCGCTTTGCGGA is a genomic window of bacterium containing:
- a CDS encoding uroporphyrinogen decarboxylase family protein; translated protein: MNSRERIFAAWNGVEADRVPLTTWCFGLPAQDKLKWGDRDYWYSLRMEHIHTLPQQWTLEDDCRRVLAWRELGIDDILDVSVPWSIHSAVTWEDNRVPAGTMDPKYPVQFRDYQTPCGPIRHAIRETGEDTGAGWVTQPNQVPLIEDYNIPRAVKHAVAGPEDVPPMSYLYCPPNDEAKNWFKARMEQVKAFADKENVAVQAWAGFGMDAVVWFAGTEGAILLAMDEPEAFGELIGIITKTDLARIELAASTPGVDMVVARGWYSSTDLWSPALFDKFVYPYIKSCAEMAHRYGKKFGYTMTTGVEKLGLRLADAGVDVLYFVDPVQDGLSVEAARDLLGGKMTLVGGMNSVSLHSGTPEQIRNEVRHAMDVLGPTNRFILHPVDAIFPDTPWSGIEAMIEAWKEYH